A region of the Dioscorea cayenensis subsp. rotundata cultivar TDr96_F1 unplaced genomic scaffold, TDr96_F1_v2_PseudoChromosome.rev07_lg8_w22 25.fasta BLBR01000079.1, whole genome shotgun sequence genome:
cggtatatatatgatgaagaattgatggaaatatatataaaaaaaaatgtatgattATAATTCTTAGGACACTTGTCAAAGTAAAACATCagcataaaaatttaattctatTGCTTTGTTTTTGTAAATCACTACGCATTAACACATTTTGTTAAAATTggaatttttagttttattttttctctcgtcatttataaaaattaaatagttattaataattgaaaatggaaattataaaataatctcAAATGGATGGAAATACAAAAAcctttataattaataattaattccaCGTCATCAGCAGGATGGGACCCACTAGTCCATTACCGCTTGGTTTGATTCGGATCGGGTTGGTAGGTAATGAATGATCCGAAACCCGATAAGACCGGTTGTTATATCCTCACTGAGCTCTGAAGCTCGACCCATTTCTTCAGCGGGCCACGAACCCTCGCGTTCATCTTTGGTATGTCCTccttcttttcctctttttctcctGTTTTTTCGACTAATTTCTTGGTTTTCGTTGGAATTCTTTAGACTTTGGTGATGACCTGAATTAATGCTAGATTTGAACCGATCCTTGGTTCCATGTTGTTCTTCTTGTCTTTGATCAAAAAAGATATTGGATTTCGTTGTTGATTTGCCCATGAATCGTGTTTAAAATGTTAGGGTTCTTTTTCTTAAGATTGTTTGTTTTTGGAGATGTGATGGGTTTTTGGTTGGAGTGTGCCGTGGTTTTTCAGCGGATGATGAGAAGTTGAGTTCAGGTGAGTCTATTTATCGATCAAAGGCATGTTCTTGATCCAAAGaacatttgaattttgaaaataacCAGGAAAAAGTTTTTGTGAgtatgtgtttgtgtgtgtttggaagaaggtgCCTTTGGATGAGGAATAGAAGCTAACCCTAAATAGTTTGCCTGGAATTCCACTCTTGCTTTGTTGTAGTTTTGTTGCCAATAAGTAATGGTAGCTGTctcaatgtgtgtgtgtgtgcatgcatGTGAAGGAGCAGCCAAATTTTCTTGTTAGGTGTGTTCATGTACACGTGTTTTGTTTTATGAGTTCTTCCAGGTCTAAGACCAGCCTCCATCATTTACTTGTTCTTGCTGAATGACCTTTTTTTGGAGCAATTTAAGGTTCAATTGTCTGctgtattttttattgaatctaTGGATTTTTAAGCATCTTGCTTGTTAAGCTGTTGATTATGGGATTTTGGAGTTCTTATTTagactcttattttttttctcccccTTTCTTGTGTCAATGCAACTCATCTATTCCAAgttattatcattttataaataCCTTCATTTATGGGCGTTGCTACTttgctttgaaattttttcttcagaaaagttttcttggttttatcaGTATTTTTTGGAATAAGATGCTTAATGGAATGGATTTGAATCACACAGTGACTTCTCTTGGACTGAAATGAGAATTTGTGAAATTTCTGCAGTATACTTATCGATGAATTGGCAGATTATAAGTTACGGTGCTTtctcatgaaaatattgttgtgTTATGTTACATTTCCTCGCAAGTTTGCTTGTCAGATACCATCTATTTAACTATCAGCTGTTATTCTACAAGAAATTTTTCAGACTTTCCATGTGAGCATTTAACCTAACTTAAACTTCATGGAAATAAAATGCCAAGGATCATGAGGTTCAATGCAATATAGAATTCATCTATTGGATTACATCTATTGAAATAACATTGCTACTtgcatatatatagaaaaaggagattttctatagaaattttagaaaaaaatcatgccatgtaattatattcataaaaaattttcatctggttaaaattttttatcacattgataaaaaaaaaaataataagatctGAAAATACTGGGATAGTGTTCTTCTTCGAACTCAGTCTCATGGATTAGAGGTCCGGCAATTCATGGGGCAACTTCTGACAAATTGAAGGAAGAAAGAACAAGAGATGACATTTCCTGTGTTTCTCCCTGGCTTTCGGTAAAGGTGTGGTCATCTTAAtcgatgtgttttttttataggaccaaggattaggtttttgctCACCTTGGTAATTCTACACAGAGCCAAAGTGAAGATTCGCTATGTTCCTTTCCATGTTAGGTTATCTCTTAGGTCATAATCAGGCTAATCaacttgattgattaattcaaAATGTATAACCAAAATAATTTGACCATGACATAGCTAATTGATTTGCTGTCATTCACTTTCGATATTGGTTTACAGTGCAGATCAATTTCTTCATTTGCCGTATCCCTAAAACATGACTAAGGCAATatacacaaattaattatttgtttggcCAACAGTGTTAGATTTCTCAGATTGACCTTCAGCAACCTCATCAGAACTTTCTTTAGAATTCATTTGTGATATAATAAAACCAACACTAGGCTTTTCAACTAAGTACAAacaaatcttaaaaattttctattgaatgaaattattagttagTTGCAAAAACAAATTCCAATAGCCAATATATTATCCATGACCATGATAACTGAGTAATAGGTTTGTTCCAATAGGAAACATTTCAATGTTGAGGAGAAATTTCATCCGAATTTCTGATAGGTtcttgaatgaaaaagaaaaggcgAAAGCCCTCTTATCTTTACAAGTCTTTGCGGTGCCATTTCAAACAGATAAAAACTCTGTTTAAGTCTGTTTATTGCTGATGTTTCGAAGGTATTTTTGTGCATCACAGCGACATGGTGACAGGACTGTATTTTGGAATTTTACAACCTAAAGTCATCTAGTTATTCgtgaaaaatagataaacattTATCTTGGATGCTTTCGCGTAAGTCAGAGCATTAACCCTTCAGTTCCAAAAAGGTCTGTAGATGTCATTAATGGACAACTTCCCAGCTTTGTAACTTATGCCCTGTTGCCTAGGATGAGGTTAGACATAGCCTCATAGACCTTTCAATTGCCTAAGAAATCTATTACTCCTTAAttcactcttaaatcatctaaCAAGTTGGTTTCAATCAGTTTAGTAATGAGATGCACATGGGAGACTAACAATAGAGCAATCTTGTGAAGTTGTGGGGTTTGAAATGAAAATTCTAATGATGAACATTTGACTACGAGTAGGAATGCGcttgtatttaattttgtattacttTGTTGGGCACAATGTAATAAGGTGTGCACATGACATCATGTTAGTTAGTTAACATGCAACCATAATTATTGGGCTCATATTTAGAATATATGTTAATCTTAATCTAAATTCTAGCTGAAAGTAATGcatcttgttctttttattagtGATTCCTGTGTAAAGCATTTGTCAATCCTTAAAGAAAAATGCCTATCATATTTGCTGGTATATATTACTACCCTTTATACCCTTACTTGATCATTTAACGATTTTTCCATTGTTGAATCCCAATTGGAGCCAATTTATTAGcttgtttttcataattaagTTGAATCTGCTGATATAATCTTGAAAACTGTGTGACCATTCTctaatatttcttcttttttttttccagttaGATGATGCAGGTAATAACCATTTGAGGTAAATTTGTGGATTGTTATATAAATTGCTGGACAATTATAGGTTTTGCCTTTGAGAGTGGGACAAGGATGAGCTGCATTCAAGCTAGCTTGTGTTGGCCCAATGTGAGGGTTGAAAGAAGGATCCCTCCCCCATCTCATTATGCTTCATTACATGGTGCTTTTTCTTGTGGTTCTTCAACTCTAAATTTCCAACACCACAAACCATTAAGAGTGCTCCACAGTGTTCCCCTGTATCGTAGAGGTTCTCCAGTATGTGTTTTTGGTGGGAAAGGAGACACAGAAGGTGATAAGGAGGTATCACTATCTAGTTTCTCCGTCTTGCTTCTCACGTGggtgttcttttttatctgttcCATCTATATGCTTATTATTTGGAACACTGTGATTTCTGTTTGATATTTCCGCATACCTGTTTGTTATTATAGATTTTTCCTTCCATTTAATTGTTATGGTCAATTTGGCACATGTTAACTCAGGAAGATGCTTGTAGATGCAAAGGGTATTTGGCACATGTAAACTCAGGAATATGCTTGTAGATGCAAAGGGTATTTGGCACATGTAAACTCAGAAATATGCTTGTAGATAGAAAGGGTTGTCATTTATCTACGGTCGGTCTGGTCAAGAGTTAGCCTGCTGCGCAGGAATGATTCACCTTTTCTTTGTTTGAGATTATCCAATGGTTCATTTCAGGCTTTCTCTTGGGATTCACTCAAGAAAGCAATGGAAGGTTTCAACAAGGAGCCATCCGTGCAGGATTTACTGAGGGAGCAAATGCAAAAACAAGAATTTGGAGGAGGTGGTGATGGCGGGGATATTCCCCGAGgggatggtgatggtgatggtgatggtgatggtgattcAGAAGATGAAGGTTTTGCTGGAATTTGGGATGAAGTAGTGCAAGTATTTTTAGCAACCATGGCTTTCATATTTGTGGTAAGTAGTGAGTACACTACATTTCTTCAATTTGAATGAATACATTGCTTTTACTTACAAAATCATTTCAATGTGGCACTTGTGCTCTTGACTACTTGCTAAgtatatttccttcttcttcaaattatttttattctattttatattattttgattttcaacAAACACCACCTTAAAAAATGCTAGTTACCGAGAGTAGGTCCCCgcctccaatttttcaaaaaatgtgCATTCACAAAACGTTAATGTTGACCAGCCACAAATGTAGTCACCATCTCTTGCTCAGCCCAGACTTTATCATTTGAACCAAGCTAAGTTCTGATGGGCCATATATACACTTTGATATATTGGGATTTAGGATGCCATTTGGTTAATTAATGCATGTGAAATTTATTCAATGCAAACTTAGTCTGTCTTCGCGCCATAGTACTAACTTATCTGATGAAAGAACTCTCCagatcttcttcttattattgtatTTCTCCTATAACTCATCTGCAGGTTTAGAACttttaattgaaagaaaaatcattCTACATTGTTAATGTTTTGGTGTGGCTGCAGTATATATACATGATCAGAGGTGCAGAGTTGATTAGGCTGGGGAGAGATTACATCAAATATGTGTTAGGTGGGAAGGCCAGTTACCGGTTGGAGCGGGCGATGAGACAATGGCAGAAGTTATACAAAAGCATGGTGAGGACGGAGGTGGTGACGGAGGACTGGTTGGAGCGCGCCATTGTCACGACGCCAACCTGGTATTACAAGCCTGAGGAGCTGTATCGCAGGATGTCCTCTGAAGATTAACATATATTAAGGTAGTGTTTTAAGGTGAGACTAGCTTTGTTAATTTTTCCTGCTTATTACCTTGCATAAATGAATGTGCTGTGCCAGGATTTTCGTCTTATGATCCGTGCTCTTTCTGATAACAGG
Encoded here:
- the LOC120253447 gene encoding uncharacterized protein LOC120253447, which gives rise to MSCIQASLCWPNVRVERRIPPPSHYASLHGAFSCGSSTLNFQHHKPLRVLHSVPLYRRGSPVCVFGGKGDTEGDKEAFSWDSLKKAMEGFNKEPSVQDLLREQMQKQEFGGGGDGGDIPRGDGDGDGDGDGDSEDEGFAGIWDEVVQVFLATMAFIFVYIYMIRGAELIRLGRDYIKYVLGGKASYRLERAMRQWQKLYKSMVRTEVVTEDWLERAIVTTPTWYYKPEELYRRMSSED